Genomic segment of Candidatus Flexicrinis affinis:
TCGGAACACGTGTTCAGGGCGCGGTGGGCGCAGGAGCCCTTGTCGCTGCGCAGTTCATTGCGTCATTGACGTGGTGGTGGCTCGTGCGCCCGCAGGCCGAGAAAGAGCGCAACGCCAGCGGCATGTGGATGCTGGTCACTGTCGTCGTTTTCGCGTTGTTCGTCGTAATGGACTTGTTCACCTTCGAATACGCGTACGTGCGGGAGTTCGCGGGTCAGTTCGAGTTCTTGAACCGGGTGATCACACCGCTGCTGCGCGGCTTCCGCGGTTTGGGCCTCGCCGTGCTGATCGTAGCGGTGGTCACGGCGTCCTTGCCGGTGATCGCAAGCCGGCGACGTGCGGCATGGCGAGACGGATCTGTCGTGTCTTCGCTGGTGTCGCTGCTTGTGGTGGCCGTACTGGTCGTTCTCGGGGCCTTCCTTTCGCGGCCACCGGTCGTGGAACCGTACGAGGGCGGCGAGTTTCGCATCGGCACGTATAACATACACGCGGGCTACAACGAATTCTTCCATACCGATCTAGAGGCAATTGCGCGCACCATCCAACAGAGCGGCGCAAATGTCGTTCTACTCCAAGAGGTTGAAGCTGGGCGGCTGACGAGCTTCGGTGTCGACCATACGCTTTGGCTTGCGCGCAAAGTCGGAATGGATCGGCGGTTCTACGCCACAAACGAGGGATTGCAGGGCCTTGCCGTACTGTCGAACGTCGAGATCGTGTTCGACGATGGGGTGCCACTGACCAGCGAGGGCCAGCAAACAGGCTTGCAACGCGTCGTGCTGCAACCGGACGACCGCCCGATCACGCTGTACAACACGTGGCTTGGCGTATTGCTGGAAGGCGTTGGCGGTACCGTCTCGGAGCAGGAACAGGATCAGGTTCGGCAGCTCAATGAAATTCTGTCGATCATGCTCGCTCACGGCGAGGGCAGCATTGTTTCGTTGGGGCGGATCGTTGTCGGCGGGACGTTCAACAACGTGCCATCGTCCGACCTCATTCTGAGGATGCGCCAGACGAACCTGACCGATCCCTTCGCCGATCAGCCGCAGGCGACCAGCCACACCTTCGTCCAGACCAGCAGACGCGCGCGGCTGGACTACTTGTTCACAAATCTGCTGCCCCTCGGTGCAGTCGTGATCGACTCGTCGGCTTCCGACCATCGTCTCGCGGTCGTTAGTCTCGCCTTGCGCTAATCGCCTCGTTCGGCGAAGTCCTGCACGGACCTGCCGCCGACTTCGAAGAGACGCAGGGCATTGGCCGCTGCGGCGTGGCCGGCCGTGCGAATCGTGCGCCCTGAGCCCGTCGCAAGCCGGTGGCCGTTCAGCGAAACCGCGACCATGTAGGTGCGGTCGTGGTCTGGCCCTGTCGATTGGACGACCTCGTACGCCGGCGCAATGTCCAATTCCGCCTGCGTCAGTTCCTGAAGCCGGGTGCGGGGATCCTTGTCGAGCGCATCCTGAAGCACGCGGTGTTGAAGCACGCTTAGCCGGGGGGTGACGACGGTCTCCGCGGCGTCCATGCCGAGGTCGAGGTACACGGCACCCACGACGGCTTCGAACGACCGGCACAGGATCGTGTCTCGCTCGCGCCCGCCGTTGCGTTCTTCGCCGCGGCCCATGCGCAGATACTCGCCGAGCTTGATCGAACGGGCAATCTCGGCCAGTGCTTCAGTTCTTACGAGTGCCGAACGGATACGGGTCAATTCACCTTCGGAGAGGTCGGGAAACCGATAAAACAGCATACGCGCCGTAATCATGCCGATGACCGCGTCCCCGAGGAACTCTAGTCGCTCGTAATCGACTACCTCATCATCGGGGTGCTCGTTGACGTACGAGCTGTGCGTGACTGCTTGCAGCAGCAGCAGCGGGTTGTTCATGCGAACCCCGAGGTCGTGCTGAAGCTGATCGAGGTCCATCCCTAGACTCGCCTGAATACGAGACTGACGTTGTGGCCGCCGAAGCCGAACGAATTGCTCATCACGACATCAATCGGCATCTCGCGAGCTTGATTTGGGACGCAATCCAAATCGCACTCCGGGTCCGGTTCTCTGTAGTTGATGGTCGGCGGGGCAACATTGTCGCGGATAGCCAACAGTGCGAACACTGCCTCGATTGCCGCTGTCGTGCCCATGCAATGGCCGGTCATGCTCTTGGTCGAACTCATCGGCACCTTGTATGCAGACTCGCCGAACACGGCCTTGATTGCCTTGGTTTCCATGGCGTCGTTAAGTGCAGTTGCCGTTCCATGCGCGTTGATGTAGCTAACCTGATCCGGCCGCAGAGCCGCCGTGCGAAGCGCCTCTCTCACTGCGCGTGCCGCGCCCAAGCCGTCGGGCTGCGGAGCAGTGATGTGAAACGAGTCCGACGTCGTGCCGTAGCCGACAATCTCGCCGTATATGTGCGCGCCCCGCTTGGTGGCATGCGCCATCTCCTCGAGGATGAGCACGCCGGCACCTTCACCGAACACCAAGCCTGAACGATCTTTGCTGAAGGGGCGGCTTGCTTGCTCCGGTGTGTCGTTGTCCCGGCTGCACGCCCCGATACGGTCAAACGCGGCAATCCCCATTGGCACGATCGGGGCCTCGCCGCATCCGGCGACTGCCGCGTCGATCCGCCCGAGCCGGATCATGTCTGCTGCATGGCCAATATTGTCAGCGCCGGTGGCGCATGCGGATGTCAACACATAAGACGGGCCGACAAATCCGTACTCGATGCTGATATGTGCGCTCCCGCCGTTGCCCATAAGCATCGGGATCGCAAACGGGGTGATTTGCCGCGGATCGCCGACTCTCTGAAGTTCCTGTACTTCTTCTACGAAGCTTGAGACGCCGCCGACTGCCGAGCCGACAAACGTTCCGATTCGGGTTCTATTCTCGTCCGTAGCGACCAAGCCGCTGTCGAGAATCGCTTCGCGCGCCGCTGCAGCGGTCAAGTGCTGGAAACGGTCACGCCGCCGGACCTCTTTAGGCGACAGCGCAATGGTTGGATCGAAACCCTTCGCCTCCGCGGCGATCTTCACGGCGTAGTTCGTGACATCGAAGCGCGTAATCAAGCCGGTGCCGGATCGACCGTTCTTGATGTTGTCCCATGTCTCTGCCGCCGTGTTGCCGCACGGCGATACGACGCCAATGCCTGTAACCACGACCCGACGGTCCATAATTCTCTCCCAAACACGGCCGAGTAGTATTCGAAATCTGCGGCGTATATACCACACACCGACCCGCTCGTGCTAGCCGTCAGCGCGCCGATCTGCGTCTCCCGGGATGTAGGTGCCCTCGATCCACGTCGCTCCGTCCTCGCCGATCTCCTGCTTCCAGACTGGAACAATCTGCTTGAGCCGGTCGATTCCGTAGCGGGCCGCTTCGAAGCAGCCGTCGTCCCGGTGTGGAGACGTGCACGCGATGAGCACCGTCGTCTGTCCGACGTCAAGGCTGCCGAGCCGCTGAACAATTGCGATCCCTACGACCAGCGGCCATTGAGTCCGGATTTCTGCGGCTACCTGCTGCATCTTGGCGAGGGCCATCGACTCGTAGGCCTCATATTCCAGGCGCGACGTCTTGGGTTGATGGCCGGGACGCGATGTCTCGCCGCGAACCAGCCCTGAGAACACGCATGCCGCCCCGACCGAAGGCGGGCTGATCTGCGCGAGCAGGTTGTCGATGTCGATCGGTGCGTAAGGGAGCAGATAGACTTCCGGGCGGTCAGTGCTGCCGCCGCTAACGGGCGGAAACAGCGCCACCGTATCGCCGTCGCGAAGCTCGACATCTCCCTGTGCGAATTCCTCGTTCAAGGCGGCGATCGCGTGGGCGATCGACCGCGCCGCTGCGGGATGCTGCGCTGCGAGGTGCGAACGGAGATCGCCGATTGCGGCGCCATCGCCGAGACTGACTGTCAGCCGGCCAGCCCCGACTTGGTCCTTGAGGGTAGCAAAGAGCAAGACGTTGATGTTCATCGGCGCATCTCCGCATCGTTAGCACGATAATCGCCGTGAATGCCGCCGGTTTTGCTCAACAGCCGTATTCCCTCAATGCGCATCTCGCGGTCGACGGCTTTGGCCATGTCATAGATGGTGAGTGCGGCGACGCTGACGGCTGTGAGGGCTTCCATCTCGACGCCGGTTTGCCCGACTGTCCGTGCTTCGGCCGTAATGTGAACGTACGGATCTGCGTCAGAAGACAGCTGGATGTCCACGTCGATCTTCGACAGTGCAATAGGGTGGCACAGTGGAATGAGTTCGGACGTTCGCTTGGCTGCCATGACGCCGGCGATCCGGGCGGTGGCGATCACATCTCCCTTTTTAAGCGAACCGGCGCGGATAAGGTCGAGCGTTGACGGTTTCATCGTAACGCGGCCCTCGGCGATGGCTGTACGGGCGGTCGAAGGCTTGTCCCCGACGTCCACCATGCGCGCGTTGCCCACCGAATCCAAATGGCTCAAGTCACTGCTCATCTCAGGACTGGTCCTCTCATCTTGTGACGGCTATCGGGCACTTGTATACTACTCGCAGTTATGTCCACTCGTAATCCCCTGAATATCTGACGGAGCAGTAGCGTGGGTATCTTTCGTCGCGGCATGTCAAAGACACGCCAATCGTTTTTTGGTCGCCTTGCGTCGGTATTGGGCGGCGGCGGCACGATCGATGACGACACTTGGGACGACATCGAAGCCGTTCTGATTCAAAGCGACCTCGGGGTGCACACGGCACAGGCCGTCGTTGAAGACTTGCGAACAAAGGCCAACCGCGAAGGCATTCGCGACCCGGAACGTCTGCAGGCCGCGCTGCGACAAGTGTTGAAGGAACGCTTGCGCTTCCCCCCGACCATGAACATCAGTGGACGCGAGCTGTCGGTCGTGCTGATCGTCGGTGTGAATGGCAGTGGCAAGACGACGTCGATCGCTAAGCTGGCACACCGGCTGAAGCTGGCGGGTCGAAAGGTCATGTTGTGCGCAGGCGACACGTTCCGCGCCGCAGCGATCGAGCAATTGCAGAAGTGGGGCGAACGAGTCGGAGTACCGGTCATCGCAGGGAAGCAGGGCGGTGACCCTGCTGCATTGGTGTTCGACGCCGTGACTGCCGCGAAGGCGCGTGGGATCGACGTATTGATCATCGATACGGCGGGAAGGCTGCATAACAACGCGAACCTGATGGACGAGCTTGCTAAGGTCAAAGCCGTGTGTAGTCGGGTGGTTCCGGACGCGCCTCACGAGGTGTTGCTCGTTCTTGACGGTACGACCGGCCAGAACGCGCTGGAACAGGCCAAGAAGTTCGGCGAAATTGTAAACGTCACCGGCGCGATCGTGACCAAGCTCGACGGTTCGGCGAAGGGCGGTATGGTGTTCGCCGTATTTGAAGAGCTTGGACTGCCCGTGCAATATGTTGGGCTGGGCGAAGGCATGGACGATATGGTGTTGTTCAATCCCGAGAACTTCACGCTCAGTTTGTTCGGAGAGAACTAGGCCGTCTGAGTTCAGCATGGCAGACGCAATCACCAGCCTCCAAAACCCGCGCATCAAACAAGTGCGCCGCCTGCGCGATCAGCGTGCGCGTGTCGAAGAAAGCCGCTACGTCATCGACAGCCGGCGTGATTTGGCGCGAGCACTTTCCGCCGGTCATCAGGTGGACTATGTGCTGGTCGAATCGTCTCTGTTCGGGTCGTTGAGCGATGTGCCGCTCGACGTGCAGATTCCCGTATCGGCGCAGGCGATGGACAAGGCCAGCTATCGGGACAACAGCGACGGGATCACCGCCGTGATGGTGCGGCCGGCCGTGCCCGGAGCAGCGGATTTTGCGCGCGCGTGGCGCGGCCCCGTACTCGGGCTCGTCGCGCTGGAAAAGCCCGGAAATGTCGGGGCGCTTCTGCGCACAGCAGATGCAGCCGGCTTTGGGAGCGTGGTCCTGATCGATTGCCCGATTGACGTATACAACCCGAACGTGATCCGCGCGAGCACCGGCGCAGTGTTTCTGAGAAACGTGTACGAGATGACGACGGCTGAGGCGCAAGAAGTTTTTTCGGCGTGTGACTTGCGCATGTATGCCACGCATCTCGATGCGGCGACTGACGCGTTCAGCGTCCGGTTCGTCAAAGCCAGCGTACTCTTGATGGGTAAGGAAGACGCCGGCCTCCCGAACGAATGGCTTGCTTTCGCGGACGAACGGATCATCATCCCGATGGCTGGTCAGATCGCGGACTCGCTCAACGTGGCGGCGGCAGGTGCGGTGCTCATGTACGAAGTGTATCGGCAGACGCGTATTCAGTAAGGGTGGCCCGTCGTGAGTGTCACAGTAGGGCAGTTCAAGGAACTCAACACCATTGTGGGAAACCTTTCGCGCCGCCTCGCGATTGCCGACTTGGCGCGCAAGGTCGCCGAACTTGAGGAGCAGTCGGGCGAGGCTGAGTTCTGGAACAGCCCGGATGCAGCGCAGAAGGTCATGCAGGAGATCGCGCGGCTTAAGGCCCGCATCGAGCCGTGGCAGAAGTTACAAGCCCGAATCGCCGATGCCCTGGAGCTGTCGTCCCTTAATGACCCTGACCTCGAAGGCGAACTCGACGCCGAGTACGCAGACTTGCAGATTGTCGTAGACCGCATGTCGATACAGGCGTTGTTGAGCGGGCCAAACGACCCGCGTGACGCGTTCCTAGCAATCCATGCGGGCGCTGGCGGCACCGATTCTCAGGACTGGGCTCAGATGCTCGAACGCATGTATCTGCGCTGGGCGGAAGACAACGGCTACAAGGTTGAGGTGATCGAACGCAGCGAAGGCGAAGAAGCTGGGATCAAGAGCGTGACGCTGGGCATACGCGGCAACTATGCTTACGGCTACCTGCGCAGCGAGCAGGGGGTGCATCGCCTTGTCAGACTGAGTCCGTTCGACTCTGCGAGCCGCCGCCACACGTCCTTCGTAAAAGTCGAGCTGTGGCCGGACATCCAAGACGACATCGACATCGAGATTAGCGAGAAAGATCTGCGCATCGACACGTACCGTGCCGGTGGGGCAGGCGGACAGCACATGCAGAAGAACGATACGGCTGTTCGGATCACGCATCTTCCGACCGGCATCGTAATTCAGTGTCAGAATGAGCGTAGTCAGGCGCAGAACCGCGAGCGTGCGATGATGATCCTCAAGGCCCGCCTTGCTGATCTCGAGCGGCAGCGGCAAGACGCTGAGTTAGCGGCCCTCAAAGGCGAGAACGTCAACGCAGAGTGGGGTAACCAAATTCGCTCGTATGTGCTTCACCCGTATCAGCTGGTCAAGGATCATCGGACCAACCACGAATCGGGCAACACCACGGCCGTGCTGGACGGACGCCTCATCGACTTTATGGAAGCTTACTTGCACATGAAGGTCGACCAAGCGAATAACGGTAAGTAGGCGACGCACTTCTTCAACTGATCAGGGAACAAACCGCTGAGCCATACCTCACATCAGTCAGTCGATCAAGCCTGCGGCCCGAAGATTCACGACGAATCGCAGACCCACCTCACTTCCACTGCGGAAGAATACGGCAGGATAGCCCATCGGGGCAGGGATAGTGATTGACTGCGGACCTTCGTACTCGATGCCTGTCCACACCTGAACCCAGCTACCCTCTGGCAGATAGACGACAGCCTCGTCCACATCAGGATCAAGTACCGGCGCAACAAGCAGTTCATCGCCAACCATGAACTGCTCAAAGACGAAGTCGTACGCGGCAGGGTCATGGGGGAACACCAGCATCATTGGGCGGACAACAGGTAGACCGGACGCAGCAGCCTCGCTGACGAGAGCGGATCGGTAGAACCCCCACGCCTCATGGATTCTCGCAGCGCGGGCGAACTGCTCGATTGACTGATCATCGTCGTAGATCTGGGCATTCTGGTCGGGGCGGTTTCCTTCATGGGTTCTAAAAACTGGCGTGAACGCATTCAGTTCACTCCACCGACCTAGCAGTTCACGAGTCCGGTAGTAGTTGGCGATCGGGTTAGTGATGGTCGTGTATCCTCCGATATCGCTGTGATTGAACGCGAATCCCGCAAGGCCAGACGAGAGCAAGCCCGTGACCGCTGACTTGATCCCGTCGTACGCGTCCCACGCGACCATTTGATCGCCGAGCCAGAACAGGGACGTGTGTGTGGGACTTTCGCGGTACCCGGACCGCATGAAATAGACAATCTCCTCGCCGAGGCCGGCCGCAAGCTCCTGGTTGAACTGCGCCCAGAGTACGGGGTAGTGGTTGTGTGCGGTGTCGCCACTGGCCCCGTCAAACAACACCGCGTCGACCGGTAGACCCTCGCCGAAGTCGGCCATCCAGCCCGCAGCGCCAGTGGCACGCACCTGTTCGCTCAACACGTCGCGATACCACGCCGACGCTTCGGGATTCGTGAAGTCAATCATTGCAGCGGAGAAGTCGGTGTTGCGAAGCAGATATGGCGATGCATCCTGTCTCCTAACGACGTAGCCCTTCGAGACCGCTTCTTGGTACAAGTTGCGACCGCCGCCTGGCTTCTCTGAGATATCCGCTAAGTACGGGTTGACATAGATCAGCAGTCGAACGCCGTCATTCGCCAACTCTTCGCTGAGACTGTCCCAAGCTGGATAGTGCATTGTGTCCAGCTGCCAGTTCCACCAGAGTTGGCTACCGAAGCTGGTCTCCCGTCGTCCGACCCAATCTTGTAGCCACAACGCGGTGACTGGCACTTCGTGTTCCCGCAGCCGGCTGTAGATGTCGCGGACACGTTCGGTCCCGCCCTGCAACCCGATGATTGCACCGGCGGTGATCCAATCTGGAAGGGGAGCCATTCGACCAATCAGCTCGGTATAGACGCCCACTAGCTCGGAAGGGGTCTCTCCGTAAAGGAGCGTCCCGCGGACCTCGTTGCTGTAGACTGTGACTTGAAGGCGATCGTCCGCACGCATGTCAAAAGCGCTGTATTCGTCATTCCAGAGCAGAAACCCACGCTTCTGATCGGTGAGAAAGTACGGAACAGGAGCATATGAGTCAGACCACGTCCCGCCGGCCCCGGCCTGCAGGTCGGCTCCTAGGGTGAGCGGCTGGATGCCACGGCCGATACCTTGTTCGCTGACGAATATCGGCACGTACTGACCTTTCATGTCAAGCAGCGTGTACTGAGTACCGAAGCCAAGGACATGTTCGTCAAGGGCGGTTGCGCTTGTCAAGTAGAGCCGATTCAGATCCTCCCGATCAACGGATAGAGAGAACTCGAGAGCATTACGGCTTCTCTCATAGAGGACGAGATGGTAGCGAGCAATCGTGCCATCGTCGCACGCAAGAGTCCCTTCGACGTGGGTGCCGGTGTCGGCCTGCGAAATGCGATCAACAGACTGGTCACCGCACAACAGCGTCCGATGGTCGGTCACCCGATAGTGTGCGCGTGACTCGTGGAATTCAGCCATGCCTGCTCCGGCGGCTACGAATGGGACGCCCGGCACGCTCTCCCAGACGATTGCCTCCCGATCGGGCAGATGCGTGACGCGAATTATCGCAGCGACGGGATCCCACTCGATCTCGAAACTGCCCTCAACATATTTGAGCGGCGCCGTGTTCTGCGTCCTTTGGGAAGCCGACTGCACCAGTTGACCTTCGACTGGCCGAATGCGGTAGTCGTCCGTGACGCGGACGGCGACCACATAGCCAATTGCCACCAACAGGACGATCACGGTCACCGTGAGGCAACCACAACCAATCTGACGCGCTTGTTTCATAGACGCGTTCCGCTCAACTCGACCAAACAACGGTTCGGCCACTATCACGATCGTAAGCCCGGTCAACGATCGGCGACAAGCGGCCATTAGCGCCACGTTTGGCGATGTGTGGACCGAGATTCTCGGCGAGCAGTCAAACTTGACGTGCTGGACCGCGAGGCGTATAATTCCCGATTACTGATGCGTAGCGTATGGTGCGATTCACCTAAGCCAGCGTCGCCTAATCTCGGCTGACGGCTGGCTTCGTATTCGTTAGCACCCCGATATGTTACAGAGTGGTCCCCGCAGGTTCTCGACCCGTTCCAATATGCTGTAGGAGGATGCGCCTTGGCGGCGAAAGATTTTAGCGCACTACGCGTGAGCCTCGCCTCGCCTGAAACGATCAAGAAGTGGTCGTATGGCGAAGTCACCAAGCCGGAAACGATCAACTACCGCCGACTGCGCCCGGAAAAGGACGGGCTGTTCTGCGAAGCCATCTTTGGCCCGACCCGCGACTGGCAGTGCTACTGCGGGAAGTTCAAGAACATCCGCTATAAGGGTGTCATCTGCGACAAGTGCGGTGTGGAAGTCACCCGCTCGGTCGTGCGCCGTGAGCGTATGGGCCACATTCTGCTGGCCGCGCCGGTCGCGCATGTGTGGTACACGCGCCGTGTGCCGAGCTACCTTGGTCTGCTGCTCGACATCAGCCGGCGCAATCTCGACCGCGTGCTGTATTTCGCGCAATATGTCGTGACGGGCGTCGACGAGGACAACCGCGAACGTGCGCTCAAGCGTATCGACCGCGAGATTCAAGCCAAAGAAAACGAGCTGGGCGACGACATTAAGTCGCAGATGGTCAACATCCGCGACGAACGCGATCAGCAGCTAGACGCCTTTGAACTTCGTGAAGCCGAGATCTCGCGCCACTACGAAGAAGAATTGGCCCGCCTCACGGATAAGCTGATGCAAGAAGCGCAGGCGGTTCAGGTTCGCGTGGAAGGTATGCGCGGACAGAAGGCAACTGCTGCGATCATGCTCGAAGCAGCCGACATGACCGTTGTTGCTAAGGGCGCAACGGTAACCAACGACCACCTCGTCACCGTCCAGCAGGCCGTCAATGACTACCTGAATGAACTGCAGCTCGAGATTGAGTCGCAGCGTCGTCAGGCGTTGGCCGACCTTGAAACCGAGCGGGACACGGTGAAGCGCGCCGCGGCCGAGGGCCTCGACGTACGTATGAGCAAGCTGCAAGAGCGCATGAGCGACGTGCTCAAGGCGGCTAACGATGCCAAGCGCGAGCTGCAGGACCTGCACGTTCTTCAGTTTCTGGGCGAAAACAAGTATCGCGAGCTCCGCGCCAAGTTCGGCCAGGTATTTCAGGCGGATATGGGCGCTGAGGCATTCCACAAGATCCTCAAGAGCCTCGACCTCGACAAGCTGGCCGAAGAGCTGTGGGCCGAGCTTCGCAACAACAAGAGCAAGCAGCGTCGCAAGAAGGCCACAAAGCGTCT
This window contains:
- a CDS encoding endonuclease/exonuclease/phosphatase family protein, whose amino-acid sequence is MTVFNRLRSILEAGLVGLFFVQALRAAVSFVYSRTASASIFPALSPATVDPSLPGLVSPSAVQSELIVLGIACVLPLLAIGLGRWRSTLLLAGLAVAGARLVMALPSVGVSPAIGAYLTVGTGLFWVAVFVRHRHIHLPYAFVIGFTVDQLLRAAGNTLDPSLSTGYGSAQIVLSAVLVVVTTANFIRPPSLNVEDSRGLFTLWGGFGLGGLLFLQLALLASPNASAARSAYDYTILVPALIAATALPLVPAVQRSARGIVSLFDSSVQGWVWMLILALFLVIGTRVQGAVGAGALVAAQFIASLTWWWLVRPQAEKERNASGMWMLVTVVVFALFVVMDLFTFEYAYVREFAGQFEFLNRVITPLLRGFRGLGLAVLIVAVVTASLPVIASRRRAAWRDGSVVSSLVSLLVVAVLVVLGAFLSRPPVVEPYEGGEFRIGTYNIHAGYNEFFHTDLEAIARTIQQSGANVVLLQEVEAGRLTSFGVDHTLWLARKVGMDRRFYATNEGLQGLAVLSNVEIVFDDGVPLTSEGQQTGLQRVVLQPDDRPITLYNTWLGVLLEGVGGTVSEQEQDQVRQLNEILSIMLAHGEGSIVSLGRIVVGGTFNNVPSSDLILRMRQTNLTDPFADQPQATSHTFVQTSRRARLDYLFTNLLPLGAVVIDSSASDHRLAVVSLALR
- the rnc gene encoding ribonuclease III, with the translated sequence MDLDQLQHDLGVRMNNPLLLLQAVTHSSYVNEHPDDEVVDYERLEFLGDAVIGMITARMLFYRFPDLSEGELTRIRSALVRTEALAEIARSIKLGEYLRMGRGEERNGGRERDTILCRSFEAVVGAVYLDLGMDAAETVVTPRLSVLQHRVLQDALDKDPRTRLQELTQAELDIAPAYEVVQSTGPDHDRTYMVAVSLNGHRLATGSGRTIRTAGHAAAANALRLFEVGGRSVQDFAERGD
- the fabF gene encoding beta-ketoacyl-ACP synthase II, producing MDRRVVVTGIGVVSPCGNTAAETWDNIKNGRSGTGLITRFDVTNYAVKIAAEAKGFDPTIALSPKEVRRRDRFQHLTAAAAREAILDSGLVATDENRTRIGTFVGSAVGGVSSFVEEVQELQRVGDPRQITPFAIPMLMGNGGSAHISIEYGFVGPSYVLTSACATGADNIGHAADMIRLGRIDAAVAGCGEAPIVPMGIAAFDRIGACSRDNDTPEQASRPFSKDRSGLVFGEGAGVLILEEMAHATKRGAHIYGEIVGYGTTSDSFHITAPQPDGLGAARAVREALRTAALRPDQVSYINAHGTATALNDAMETKAIKAVFGESAYKVPMSSTKSMTGHCMGTTAAIEAVFALLAIRDNVAPPTINYREPDPECDLDCVPNQAREMPIDVVMSNSFGFGGHNVSLVFRRV
- the moaD gene encoding molybdopterin converting factor subunit 1, with product MNINVLLFATLKDQVGAGRLTVSLGDGAAIGDLRSHLAAQHPAAARSIAHAIAALNEEFAQGDVELRDGDTVALFPPVSGGSTDRPEVYLLPYAPIDIDNLLAQISPPSVGAACVFSGLVRGETSRPGHQPKTSRLEYEAYESMALAKMQQVAAEIRTQWPLVVGIAIVQRLGSLDVGQTTVLIACTSPHRDDGCFEAARYGIDRLKQIVPVWKQEIGEDGATWIEGTYIPGDADRRADG
- the moaC gene encoding cyclic pyranopterin monophosphate synthase MoaC; this translates as MSSDLSHLDSVGNARMVDVGDKPSTARTAIAEGRVTMKPSTLDLIRAGSLKKGDVIATARIAGVMAAKRTSELIPLCHPIALSKIDVDIQLSSDADPYVHITAEARTVGQTGVEMEALTAVSVAALTIYDMAKAVDREMRIEGIRLLSKTGGIHGDYRANDAEMRR
- the ftsY gene encoding signal recognition particle-docking protein FtsY yields the protein MSKTRQSFFGRLASVLGGGGTIDDDTWDDIEAVLIQSDLGVHTAQAVVEDLRTKANREGIRDPERLQAALRQVLKERLRFPPTMNISGRELSVVLIVGVNGSGKTTSIAKLAHRLKLAGRKVMLCAGDTFRAAAIEQLQKWGERVGVPVIAGKQGGDPAALVFDAVTAAKARGIDVLIIDTAGRLHNNANLMDELAKVKAVCSRVVPDAPHEVLLVLDGTTGQNALEQAKKFGEIVNVTGAIVTKLDGSAKGGMVFAVFEELGLPVQYVGLGEGMDDMVLFNPENFTLSLFGEN
- a CDS encoding RNA methyltransferase, whose translation is MADAITSLQNPRIKQVRRLRDQRARVEESRYVIDSRRDLARALSAGHQVDYVLVESSLFGSLSDVPLDVQIPVSAQAMDKASYRDNSDGITAVMVRPAVPGAADFARAWRGPVLGLVALEKPGNVGALLRTADAAGFGSVVLIDCPIDVYNPNVIRASTGAVFLRNVYEMTTAEAQEVFSACDLRMYATHLDAATDAFSVRFVKASVLLMGKEDAGLPNEWLAFADERIIIPMAGQIADSLNVAAAGAVLMYEVYRQTRIQ
- the prfB gene encoding peptide chain release factor 2; the protein is MSVTVGQFKELNTIVGNLSRRLAIADLARKVAELEEQSGEAEFWNSPDAAQKVMQEIARLKARIEPWQKLQARIADALELSSLNDPDLEGELDAEYADLQIVVDRMSIQALLSGPNDPRDAFLAIHAGAGGTDSQDWAQMLERMYLRWAEDNGYKVEVIERSEGEEAGIKSVTLGIRGNYAYGYLRSEQGVHRLVRLSPFDSASRRHTSFVKVELWPDIQDDIDIEISEKDLRIDTYRAGGAGGQHMQKNDTAVRITHLPTGIVIQCQNERSQAQNRERAMMILKARLADLERQRQDAELAALKGENVNAEWGNQIRSYVLHPYQLVKDHRTNHESGNTTAVLDGRLIDFMEAYLHMKVDQANNGK
- a CDS encoding alpha-glucosidase, with the translated sequence MKQARQIGCGCLTVTVIVLLVAIGYVVAVRVTDDYRIRPVEGQLVQSASQRTQNTAPLKYVEGSFEIEWDPVAAIIRVTHLPDREAIVWESVPGVPFVAAGAGMAEFHESRAHYRVTDHRTLLCGDQSVDRISQADTGTHVEGTLACDDGTIARYHLVLYERSRNALEFSLSVDREDLNRLYLTSATALDEHVLGFGTQYTLLDMKGQYVPIFVSEQGIGRGIQPLTLGADLQAGAGGTWSDSYAPVPYFLTDQKRGFLLWNDEYSAFDMRADDRLQVTVYSNEVRGTLLYGETPSELVGVYTELIGRMAPLPDWITAGAIIGLQGGTERVRDIYSRLREHEVPVTALWLQDWVGRRETSFGSQLWWNWQLDTMHYPAWDSLSEELANDGVRLLIYVNPYLADISEKPGGGRNLYQEAVSKGYVVRRQDASPYLLRNTDFSAAMIDFTNPEASAWYRDVLSEQVRATGAAGWMADFGEGLPVDAVLFDGASGDTAHNHYPVLWAQFNQELAAGLGEEIVYFMRSGYRESPTHTSLFWLGDQMVAWDAYDGIKSAVTGLLSSGLAGFAFNHSDIGGYTTITNPIANYYRTRELLGRWSELNAFTPVFRTHEGNRPDQNAQIYDDDQSIEQFARAARIHEAWGFYRSALVSEAAASGLPVVRPMMLVFPHDPAAYDFVFEQFMVGDELLVAPVLDPDVDEAVVYLPEGSWVQVWTGIEYEGPQSITIPAPMGYPAVFFRSGSEVGLRFVVNLRAAGLID